Genomic DNA from Salinibacter pepae:
CCAGTTCGTCTGGATCGACCGGCTGTCGACGTCGAAGAGGAACGGGTGCACCCGCCAGTGCGCCCCGTGGTCGTCGTCCTCGACCGTGAACGCCGAGCCCTGCCGCCGGGGATGCACGTCGGCACCACGCAGGCCGGTCTCCTCCTCCACCTCCCGCAGTGCGGACGCCGTGGGATCGCCGTCCTCGACGTGCCCGGCAACGGCGCCCCACCGACCGGGGTACGAGCCTACCTCTTCGCTGCGGCGAAGCAGCAACACTTCGCCTCGGTGTCGGAGAAACACGGTGACGACGGGCGTCGGGTCGGCGTCGGGCATGAGAGAAAGACCAGAACACGTGCAGGGAAGCAATGCGACGAAGGGACTGCCTCGCACGTGCCCCGCCGCTCAGCGATCCGCCTCTGAAAGAGCACGGTTGGAAATTTTGCGTCCGATTACTACTACAGAAGTAGTAATAAAGTAGAGGCACCTGCCGCCACGTCGATCCTTCCCGATTTTCTTTGGCTCCTGCTGGACTGCGCGTGGTGGACACCACCCTGACCCACCAGTCGGGGGATCCCCGCCTGTGGCGCCGTCGGGCCGACCTCGCGTTCGAACGAGAGAATCTCAAGAGGGCGCGTCGCGCGTACGTCCGCACGCTGGCCGCGGGCGACTCGTCGGCGACGGTGTACCGACGGATTGGGCTCGTCGACGTGCGCCGCCAGCAGTATGCCCGAGCCCTCCCGTTCCTGCGGCAGTCCCTGCGGCGCGACTCCAGTCACGCCCGTACGACCCTCTATCTGGGCGTTACGTACCTGCGGCTCGACAGCCTGCGCCGGGCGAGCACGTACCTTCAGAGGACCATCGACCAGGAGGCGCGCGGGCCGATCACGAAAGCCCTGGAGCACCACGGGGCCGTGCACAGTCGGCGCGGGGACGTCTCCGCCGCGATTGACGCCTACCAGACGGCGCTTCATCTCCGACCGGAGCGGACGGCCCTCTACTTCCGCCTCGCGACGGTCTACGACGAGCACTACCGGGACAAGACGCCGGCGGCCCGCTACTACCGCCGGTTTCTCCGGGCACACGAGGGGGCCCTTCCTGAGCTGCGCCGGTACGCGACGTCTCGTCTGAAGGCCCTCCGCCCCACCCTTCACATGCAGCAGGGCCCCGCGTCGTCGAACGAGTAGGGGCGGGATCCCAGTGAGGACGGCCTTGTTAGAAGGTTGTGCAAAGCGAATGATCCTCGGGCACGGCGGAGCGGGGGGCGACGAATGCCTCGCCGCTAGCTGGCCCGGACTGCCTGAGCACGTCCATTCGACGCTTCGAAGGGCCTTCCCTGGACTCGACTTTTCGCTTTATGCGACGGACCGCTGCGCTTCTCGTCTTCTTCGGCCTTGTTCTAAGCACGCGCGTGTCGGCGCAGCCGGCGGTCTCCGTCCGCGGAAATGTAGGGGCGGCGTTCTTTCAGTCGCCCGAAGGCCTGAACAATGTCTTGAACTCCGGGGTGGACCTGGGGCTTGGGGCAGGGCTCGAGGTGTACGATGGGTTGGAGGTCGTCCTGCAGGGGAGCTACGACCGGTTTACCCTGAACAGCGACAACGTCGCGCTTCTGGACGACAACCTACCGGTCGGGACGTCGGTGGAGGGCGGTGCGCTGAACCTCATAAACGGGACCGTCGGGTTGCGCTACACCCTCAAGAATCAGAGCGATGCCCATCCGTACGTGGCGGGGGGCATCGGGCTGTACCGGACCGAGCTCGCGGAGGCACAGGTGCGCCAGGGGGACAATCTACTTCCGGAGCGGTCCACGAGAGGAAGGGGCTTTCACCTCGCGGTCGGGTCTAACTTTCGGGTCGATGAGACCTACGGGGTCTTTTTCGAGCCGCGGTACGTCGTCGTCGACACGGACGGCTCGGATCTTCAGACGGGGACTTCGACCCGCTATGTCACCGTTCGCCTGGGGATGGAGGTGCAGTTTTGATCCCCCAGGATCGGCAGAGAAGGCGTCGACTGGGGCGCACGACGAAAGCAGATGGCGCAGAGGGTACAGCGGCCTATGCGGCCGCCGCGGCGTTGACCGCCTCGACCCGCTTTATTTTCGGGACCGACCGCTTGAGGGCCTGCTCGATGCCCGCGCGCAGCGTCATGGTGCTCATGGGGCACGACCCACAGGCCCCCAGCAGCTCGAGCTCCACGACATAGTCGGCGGTCACGTTCAGCAGCCGGACCGACCCGCCGTCCGCCATGAGGTAGGGGCGGATCGTGTCGAGGGCCTCCTCGATGTTGTCGCGCAGTTCCGGGTCGATGTGTGGGGACGACCCGTCTTCGGTGTCGGGGGAGGAAGGCACGTCGTCGGACATAAGGCGTCGAGGCGATTGCGTGAGGCGGCGTGAACCCGGACATCGTACTTCTTCAGTCCCTAACGGACGGGACGCGGGCGCGTTCGCAACATGTGCGGGGCGCGGCCCTGTTCGGTGTCGTTCCGGGCCGGCAGCCGGGCGGCCCTTATTCGTAGAGGATCTCGATCTTCTGCGTCGGGTCGTCCTCGGCGTTGCGGAGGGCAACCTGCTCGGTGAGCTGATCGGCGATCTCGGCAAACGCCTGGGTCGAGGCGCTGTCCGGGGCGGACCGCACGATGGGGGTGCCCTGGTCGCTGCTCTTGCGGATCTCCTGCTGAATCGGCACCTCCCCGAGAAACGGCACGTCGAGCTCCTGGGCCAGCTCCTGGGCGCCCGCCCGGCCGAAGAGGTAGTATTTGCGGTCCGGCTGATCGGGGGGCGAGAAGTAGGCCATGTTCTCGACCATGCCCACGACGGGCACGTTTACGTTGTCGAACATGGCCTTGCCCTTCCGCGCGTCGGCGAGGGCGAGGTCCTGCGGCGTCGAGACGATGACGGCCCCGGTGAGAGGGATGGTCTGGACGATGGTGAGCTGGACGTCGCCGGTGCCGGGGGGGAGGTCGAGGATCATGTACTCGATGTCGCCCCAGTCCACGTCGCCGAGAAACTGGCGCACGGCCTTCGTGACCATCGGCCCGCGCCAGACGACCGCCTGATCGGGGTCGACCATGAAGCCCATCGACAGGGTTTTGACGCCGTGCTTCTCCAGCGGCACCATCTTGCGCTCGTCGTTGACGCGCGGCTTTTCGCCTTCCATCCCCATCATCTTTGGAATCGAGGGGCCGTAGATGTCGGTGTCCACGAGCGCCACCTCGTAGCCCTGCTCGGAGAGGGACATCGCCAGGTTGACGGCGACGGTGCTCTTGCCCACCCCGCCCTTGCCGCTGGCTACGGCAATGGTGTTCTGCACGCCGTCCTCGCCGCTCGTCTGCTGCTTCTCGCCCCCCTGATCGCCCACCATCACGTCGTCTCCCAGCGGAATCATCTCGCTGTCCACCTCCACGTCCACCGTCAGTTCACGGCTCACTTCTTCGTGCAGCAGGCGCCGGCAGGCCTCTTCGACCTGGCTGGCGAAGGACCCGTCCGGGTCCTTTACGACGACGGTGAATGAGACGTGCCCGTCCTCGATCGTGAGGTCCTTCACCATGTCGAGCCGGATAATGTCCTTTTCCTCCTTTGGATGCTTGATCTGTCGGAGGACATCCAGAACGTCTTCGCGGGGGACGGACATGGAAGCAAAAGAGCCGGTGCGGCAGAATGCTGAAGCGATACACTCCACCACAGGAGCGGGTGGATGTTCCTCTCAGCGGCGGAGATTTCCGCCGAATTCCCGCGTCCCGCAACGCCGGGTTGCCGGGGCTGCAGCCTCTAGAAGGAGGGGGCGATCGGAAACGTGAAGGCACCCGGAACGGCAGGGGGAAAACTGACAGGGAACAGGGCCCGGCGGGCCCGGATGGGCGGCACTCGGGGGGGCACTGATTAGGACGGGGAGGCCGGCGCCGAGGCCAGAAGGCGGAGGGTCAGGCCGTGCCGCAGTTCGTAGGGGCTCACGCGAAGATCATCCAGGTCGTAGTGGGCCAGAACGCGGTCGAGAAGGATCACGCCCATCGGAAACACGTCGGCCCGCCCTGCCATCGCCTCCGGGTGCAGCTCAAGGATGCCGTCGACGGACCGACCGAGGAGGCGCTCGCGCCAGTCGCGGACGTCCTCCCGAGAGAGCACGAAGCCGCTGCCGTGCAGGGCGTCCCAGGTGCTGGCGGGGCCCGCGTGGACGAGCGCCAGGGCGGCGGCGGTGCCGGCCGTCCCGATGAGCATGGGGGCATCCCCGACCGCCGGCGCGCGGGCCGCAAGGGCCTCGTCGACGACCTGCGCGGCCGTCTCAACGGCACCGGGGGACGGGGGCTGCGACGCGAAGCAGCGCTCGGTCAGGCGCACGCACCCGACGTCGAGGCTGGCGTGATCCCGGATGGCGTTGGCGGGCGACGAGCGCGTTTGGGCTGGGGCCGTGCCGGCGATGAGTTCCGTGGACCCGCCGCCCACGTCAACGACCAGGCATGCGCCCGAACGGTCGTCGAACGCCGCGCGGGCCGCCGCAAAGCTCCACGTCGCCTCCTCGGTGCCGGAGAGAAGATCGACGGACAGCCCCAGGGCGTCCCGCACCGACGCGAGAACGGCGGCCCGGTTCGCCGCGTCGCGGAGGGCACTCGTGCCGGCGGCCGAGACCCGATCCACGTCGTACGTCCGGGCCTCCTGGAGGTGGTCGCGCAGTGCATCGAGGAGGCGCCCCTGCGCCTCCCGGCCAATGCGGCCCCGGGCATCCATCCCCTCCCCGAGCCGCACGAACCGCTCGGCCGTGTGGAGGCGGCGCAGCCCGGTTTCGCCCTGTTCAGCAACGAGGAGCTGAGCCGTGTTCGTGCCGATGTCGATGGTGGCGAGGCGCATGGGGCGTCAGGGGGATGGGGAGCGAGCGAATCGACCGGCCCACCATCCCTCCTCCGCAGCCTCTGCGTCGAGGGCAAGGCCGTGGGACGCAGCCGCATCGCGGATGTCGTCGCGCTGTGGCCGAAGGAGGCCGGAGAGAAGAAGGGCGGCGCCCGGGGCGAGGCGGGCGACGAGGGCCGGCATCAACTCCAGCAGGACGCGTCGCGTGATGTTTGCGGCCACGAGGTCGTACCGGGTGCCCGGTGCGACGTCCACCGACCCTTCCTGTACGGTGACACAGTCGGTCTCCTCATTCCGGCGTACGTTCTCGCGGGCGTTGCGCACCGCGTCGGGGTTGGTGTCCACCCCCCGTGCCGCGTCGGCACCGAGGCGGCAGGCCGCGATCGCGAGCACGCCGGTCCCGGTGCCCACGTCGAGCACGCGATCGCCGGGGGCGAGGGCCTCGGCCAAAAGCCGCAGGGCCAGTCGCGTGGTCGCGTGGTGTCCCGTGCCGAAACTCATTTCGGGATCGATGCGGAGCACCGTGGCGTCGTCCCGGCCGGACGGAGGGGCCACCGAGGTGGGGCAGACGAGGAACGGCCCGGCCCGCACGGGCGAGAGGGTATCCTCCCAGACGGCGTTCCAGTTCTTCGGTTCCAGGGGCCGAATCGACAGCGCATCGGGGTGCCCGTCGGCGGCCAGGCGGGCTTTCAACTGCTTCTGATCGACGGCGGCCCAGCGATCGGCCGGCACGTAGGCGCGGAGTTCGGTGTCGGTCTGCACGAAGCCGGTGGCGGGCTCTTCCAGCTCCGCCAGAAACGGGGCGTGCTCCACGGGCGGAATGGTGAGAGTGAGCTCGATCGTGTCCATCTCATCACGCAGGCGTCGTTGTGCTTCATCGCACCCGACCCGTGTAGAGGGAGGCGATGCCGAACGTGAGGGGCGTCCACGTTAGGTCGACGAAGCCGGTCCCCTCCATCCGCCGAAGAAAGTCCACCCCGTCCGGAAATGCCGCGACCGAACTGGGCAGGTACTCGTAGGCCCCCTGGTCGGGGCTCAGCAGGCCGCCGACGCGGGGCAGGACGTGGCGGCTGTACCACGCGTAGAGCTGCTTGACGGGCGTCGTGCGGGGCGTGCTAAACTCCAGGACGACGAGGGGGGCGCCCGGCCGCAGGACCCGTCGAATGTCGCCGAGGCCGGCGTCGAGGTCCTCGAAGTTGCGCACCCCAAACGCCACGAAGGCCGCGTCGAATGCGCCGTCGTCGAACGGCAGGGCGGCGGCGTCTGCCTTCTGGAGCGCAATTCGGGCGGCAAGGCCCGCCTGCTGAATCTTCTCCCGCCCCCGGGCCAGCATTTTGGCGGAGAGGTCGATGCCGATGGTCTCGCGGGGATGAAGGGCGCGCTGGACCTTGAGGGCCAGGTCGGCGGTGCCGGTCGCCACGTCCAGCACCCGCCGCGGCTGCTCGGCCCGCAGCGTCCGGACGGCCCGGGACCGCCAGTACCGGTCAATGCCAGCACTGAGGACCCGGTTTAGAAGGTCGTAGCGGGGGGCCACGGCGTCGAACATAGACTCCACGGCCTCTGCCTTGCCGTCGGCCTCGCCGATGGGGGGATAAGAGGGGTCCGGCATCAAGGTGGGGACTGTGAAAACAACACTGTGAACAACAACGGGAGCGCGCCCGACTGAGCAATCCGTCCTTCTGGCGCATTCGTTTTGACAGGGACGAATGCCCCGGTTAAGGAACAGCATGGGCTGGGAAAAGGGTCCGACGTACACCCGAGCCAATGTCTGCTGCTCAGGAACGTCTCGCAGGCATCTCTACCTGGTCCTCATATTTCGTCTCTGTGCCAATGGAGTACGAGAGCGACGCGACGACCACGCCTGGCGCCTACTGAGCCCTGTCCGGGGCATTTTGGGCCCCACCGCCACACGGTCAGCTTAAAATTTGCGTCAGCTTCAGCAGGTCGTAGTCGATCGACTTGCGCCGGCCATAGACGTTGCGGAGGGGCGTGAGCTTGATCTCGTTGTTGGTCATGCCCACCATCACATCCGAGTGGCCGTCCATCAAGGACTCGACGGCGGCCACGCCGAGGCGGCTCGCCAGAACCCGGTCGCTGGCCGTCGGGGCGCCGCCCCGCTGCGTATGGCCGAGAATGGTGGAGCGGAGCTCGATGTCCGAGAAGGCCGCGTCGTCCCGCAGCGCCCGCTCGATGCCCTGGGCCCCGCCCAGCTCGTCCCCCTCGGCCACGACCACGATGGTGGAGCGCCGCTGGGCCGTCATGAGGGACAGGATGCGCTCCTTCACCATGTCCATCTCCGTGATGGTTTCGGGGATCAGGATCAGTTCCGCTCCGCCCCCGATGCCGGAGTTGAGGGCAATAAACCCGGCGTCCCGCCCCATCACCTCCACGAGGAACAGCCGGTTGTGGGCGTCGGCCGTATCGCGGATGCGGTCGATGTTGTCGATGGCCGTGTTGAGGGCCGTGTCGTACCCGATCGTCTGGTCGGTGCCGTACAGGTCGTTGTCGATGGTTCCCGGGCAGCCCACCACCCCGAGCCCGTGTTCGTCGTAGAGCTTCGAGGCCCCCCGAAACGTGCCGTCCCCCCCAATGGCCACGAGGGCGTCGATGCCGTTCTCGCGGAGGCTGTTGGCCGCCGCCCGGCGTCCCTCCTCGGTGCGAAAGGCCTCCGACCGGGCACTCTTGAGGATCGTGCCGCCCGACTGCAGGATGTTGGAGACCGAGCGCCGCTCCATCTCTACGAAGTCGGCCTCAATCATGCCCTCGTACCCGCGACGGATGCCCATCACCGCAATGTCGTTGGCGATGGCCGTGCGGACGACGGCCCGGAGGCATGCGTTCATGCCCGGGGCATCGCCGCCACTGGTGTACACGCCGAGGCACTCGATGTCCTGCATGGTCGGTCGAGAGGGGTCGATGACGGGGAAAAGAGACGAAAGCAGCGGCCCGGGCTGGCCCTCACCGGACGGGCCGAGGGCGCGCCACCACCATACCAATCTGACGATCGATCGTCCGAACGTACCGTTGAAGATCGGGCGAAACCGTCACGCCGTCGGTGAGAGAGGCGTGCAGGAGGCCGGCCGTGTTCGGCCCGCTACCGGGGGGGACGTAGACGAGCCCGGTGTGGGCCACGTCGAGCCCGTCGATCGAAGAAACGAGCGCCACGATGTCCCCGGCCCGGAGCTGGTCATAGACGGCACGGATCGAGTCCTGCGGCACGTACCGCACCGGATCGTGCCGCTGTTGCGCCCGCAGGCGCGCTTCCATCTCCTGCACGCAGGCAAAGAGGCTGTCGTCGGTGGCGAATCGGTTGTACGCCGACCGGTGGGCGCTCATGAAGTCGAGCGTATCGCGCAGGGGACGCCCCTCCAGCTGCGCGCCCAGCCGCCGCACATGGCCCCGCTCCGCGTTGTCGGCAATCCACTCCGTGAAGTAGTGCAGCCGCCCGCAGTAGCCCACCGGCCCGCCCTCGCGGTACCGCTGCTCCGCAAGGCGTCGTGCGAAGCCCGCGTACGTTGTGTCGGACGCCTGGGCGCCGCGGGCCAGGGCGAGGGCGGTCTCGACAAACGTCACGCAGTCGAACCCATCGAAGCGAGCGACGAGCGTTTCGGTCGTGGGGGCGTCGAGCGTGCCGGTGCGGTAGGGACGCCCGCGGAAGTGACGTCCCACGGCCTGCACCACCGGCCCGATTGAGTCGGTGGCCTCCGAGTGCGACAGGGCCGTCTGCAGGGCCGCCCCGAAGCGATCGGCGGTCGTGTCCGGCGGGGAGAGCACGCTGTCCGGCAGGGCCAGGGACCCACT
This window encodes:
- a CDS encoding tetratricopeptide repeat protein, with protein sequence MAPAGLRVVDTTLTHQSGDPRLWRRRADLAFERENLKRARRAYVRTLAAGDSSATVYRRIGLVDVRRQQYARALPFLRQSLRRDSSHARTTLYLGVTYLRLDSLRRASTYLQRTIDQEARGPITKALEHHGAVHSRRGDVSAAIDAYQTALHLRPERTALYFRLATVYDEHYRDKTPAARYYRRFLRAHEGALPELRRYATSRLKALRPTLHMQQGPASSNE
- a CDS encoding outer membrane beta-barrel protein, with product MRRTAALLVFFGLVLSTRVSAQPAVSVRGNVGAAFFQSPEGLNNVLNSGVDLGLGAGLEVYDGLEVVLQGSYDRFTLNSDNVALLDDNLPVGTSVEGGALNLINGTVGLRYTLKNQSDAHPYVAGGIGLYRTELAEAQVRQGDNLLPERSTRGRGFHLAVGSNFRVDETYGVFFEPRYVVVDTDGSDLQTGTSTRYVTVRLGMEVQF
- a CDS encoding NifU family protein, which produces MSDDVPSSPDTEDGSSPHIDPELRDNIEEALDTIRPYLMADGGSVRLLNVTADYVVELELLGACGSCPMSTMTLRAGIEQALKRSVPKIKRVEAVNAAAAA
- a CDS encoding Mrp/NBP35 family ATP-binding protein, producing the protein MSVPREDVLDVLRQIKHPKEEKDIIRLDMVKDLTIEDGHVSFTVVVKDPDGSFASQVEEACRRLLHEEVSRELTVDVEVDSEMIPLGDDVMVGDQGGEKQQTSGEDGVQNTIAVASGKGGVGKSTVAVNLAMSLSEQGYEVALVDTDIYGPSIPKMMGMEGEKPRVNDERKMVPLEKHGVKTLSMGFMVDPDQAVVWRGPMVTKAVRQFLGDVDWGDIEYMILDLPPGTGDVQLTIVQTIPLTGAVIVSTPQDLALADARKGKAMFDNVNVPVVGMVENMAYFSPPDQPDRKYYLFGRAGAQELAQELDVPFLGEVPIQQEIRKSSDQGTPIVRSAPDSASTQAFAEIADQLTEQVALRNAEDDPTQKIEILYE
- a CDS encoding exopolyphosphatase — encoded protein: MRLATIDIGTNTAQLLVAEQGETGLRRLHTAERFVRLGEGMDARGRIGREAQGRLLDALRDHLQEARTYDVDRVSAAGTSALRDAANRAAVLASVRDALGLSVDLLSGTEEATWSFAAARAAFDDRSGACLVVDVGGGSTELIAGTAPAQTRSSPANAIRDHASLDVGCVRLTERCFASQPPSPGAVETAAQVVDEALAARAPAVGDAPMLIGTAGTAAALALVHAGPASTWDALHGSGFVLSREDVRDWRERLLGRSVDGILELHPEAMAGRADVFPMGVILLDRVLAHYDLDDLRVSPYELRHGLTLRLLASAPASPS
- the prmA gene encoding 50S ribosomal protein L11 methyltransferase, whose translation is MDTIELTLTIPPVEHAPFLAELEEPATGFVQTDTELRAYVPADRWAAVDQKQLKARLAADGHPDALSIRPLEPKNWNAVWEDTLSPVRAGPFLVCPTSVAPPSGRDDATVLRIDPEMSFGTGHHATTRLALRLLAEALAPGDRVLDVGTGTGVLAIAACRLGADAARGVDTNPDAVRNARENVRRNEETDCVTVQEGSVDVAPGTRYDLVAANITRRVLLELMPALVARLAPGAALLLSGLLRPQRDDIRDAAASHGLALDAEAAEEGWWAGRFARSPSP
- the ubiE gene encoding bifunctional demethylmenaquinone methyltransferase/2-methoxy-6-polyprenyl-1,4-benzoquinol methylase UbiE codes for the protein MPDPSYPPIGEADGKAEAVESMFDAVAPRYDLLNRVLSAGIDRYWRSRAVRTLRAEQPRRVLDVATGTADLALKVQRALHPRETIGIDLSAKMLARGREKIQQAGLAARIALQKADAAALPFDDGAFDAAFVAFGVRNFEDLDAGLGDIRRVLRPGAPLVVLEFSTPRTTPVKQLYAWYSRHVLPRVGGLLSPDQGAYEYLPSSVAAFPDGVDFLRRMEGTGFVDLTWTPLTFGIASLYTGRVR
- the pfkA gene encoding 6-phosphofructokinase; translation: MECLGVYTSGGDAPGMNACLRAVVRTAIANDIAVMGIRRGYEGMIEADFVEMERRSVSNILQSGGTILKSARSEAFRTEEGRRAAANSLRENGIDALVAIGGDGTFRGASKLYDEHGLGVVGCPGTIDNDLYGTDQTIGYDTALNTAIDNIDRIRDTADAHNRLFLVEVMGRDAGFIALNSGIGGGAELILIPETITEMDMVKERILSLMTAQRRSTIVVVAEGDELGGAQGIERALRDDAAFSDIELRSTILGHTQRGGAPTASDRVLASRLGVAAVESLMDGHSDVMVGMTNNEIKLTPLRNVYGRRKSIDYDLLKLTQILS
- a CDS encoding DUF1460 domain-containing protein is translated as MPAPLRSLLVALPGLLVGLSLLSGCQSSPDAPTEAAPSSPSSGSLALPDSVLSPPDTTADRFGAALQTALSHSEATDSIGPVVQAVGRHFRGRPYRTGTLDAPTTETLVARFDGFDCVTFVETALALARGAQASDTTYAGFARRLAEQRYREGGPVGYCGRLHYFTEWIADNAERGHVRRLGAQLEGRPLRDTLDFMSAHRSAYNRFATDDSLFACVQEMEARLRAQQRHDPVRYVPQDSIRAVYDQLRAGDIVALVSSIDGLDVAHTGLVYVPPGSGPNTAGLLHASLTDGVTVSPDLQRYVRTIDRQIGMVVARPRPVR